In Musa acuminata AAA Group cultivar baxijiao chromosome BXJ3-11, Cavendish_Baxijiao_AAA, whole genome shotgun sequence, one DNA window encodes the following:
- the LOC135652294 gene encoding subtilisin-like protease → MALPKPFLPLLLCLCASFLISCLHVYGSDELTVYIVHVKRSEDVTFSAAEQWSDWYCSLLNSASEAFELAPEEDAANVADSRIVYSYRNVITGFCARLWQREVEAMSKLDWFLHAYPSPVYRPLTTHTPEFLGLSQPSHSVWNATNMGEGIIIGILDTGITPGHPSFDDDGMPPPPAKWKGRCDLNASACNNKLIGARSFINYDKVTRRSTVTPVDDEGHGTHTASTAAGKFVTNASAYGNARVVTASGMAPRAHIAVYKVCNEDTCHGYDILAAMDAAVEDGVDVISLSLGGPSAAFHSNPVAQGGFKAINKGVFVSCSAGNTGPNRGTVTNDAPWLLTVGASTTDRSFLSTVKLGDGQEFYGESLSQPRDFESKMLPLVYPGHATGNENSSFCLSGSLDGVDVHGKIVVCDDGGNGRAEKDDVVKSAGGSGMIIVNNPDFAYSTLVEPHVLRTSNVPYADGLKIKAYINTTSAPTATIIFKGTVMHTPHSPAMASFSSRGPSQITPGILKPDITGPGVNILAAWTSAFEVFSGTSMSCPHLSGIAALIKKAHPDWSSAAIKSAIMTTAYATDNSRGPILDERHLPADLFAVGAGHVDPPKAMDPGLVYDLTPQDYIPYLCGLYANYYVRAIVGGPVNCSSVKSISEAELNYPSISVKLPANHSTPVSYTRTVTNVGEPRSTYRAMVDVPEGASARVDPTTLSFEKVDEKKSFSITFRRSGGRQGLGEGQLRWVSTKHVVRSPISIILE, encoded by the coding sequence ATGGCTCTCCCTAAGcccttcctccccctcctcctgtgCCTCTGTGCCTCCTTCCTCATCTCCTGCCTTCATGTCTACGGCTCCGACGAGCTGACGGTCTACATTGTTCACGTCAAACGCTCCGAGGACGTGACCTTCTCCGCCGCCGAACAATGGTCCGATTGGTACTGCTCCCTCCTAAACAGTGCAAGTGAAGCTTTCGAACTTGCGCCTGAAGAAGATGCCGCCAACGTCGCAGACTCGCGCATTGTCTACTCCTACCGCAACGTCATTACCGGCTTCTGTGCGCGGCTCTGGCAGAGGGAGGTGGAGGCCATGTCGAAGTTGGACTGGTTCCTGCATGCCTATCCCAGCCCCGTTTACCGCCCCCTCACCACCCACACGCCCGAGTTCCTGGGGTTGAGCCAACCGAGCCACAGCGTGTGGAACGCCACCAACATGGGCGAAGGGATCATCATCGGTATCCTGGACACCGGCATCACCCCGGGGCATCCTTCTTTCGACGACGACGGCATGCCGCCGCCGCCGGCAAAGTGGAAGGGCCGCTGCGACTTGAACGCGTCGGCGTGCAACAACAAGCTCATCGGTGCGAGGTCCTTCATCAATTACGACAAGGTCACGCGTCGGTCGACGGTCACTCCGGTCGATGATGAGGGGCACGGCACCCACACCGCGAGCACGGCCGCCGGGAAGTTCGTGACGAATGCTAGCGCATATGGGAACGCCAGGGTGGTCACGGCATCGGGGATGGCGCCGCGCGCTCACATCGCCGTCTACAAGGTGTGTAACGAAGATACGTGCCACGGTTATGACATATTGGCTGCCATGGACGCCGCGGTGGAAGACGGCGTCGATGTGATCTCCCTCTCTCTTGGCGGACCCTCTGCTGCTTTCCACTCCAACCCGGTCGCGCAGGGTGGCTTCAAGGCCATCAACAAAGGAGTCTTCGTCAGCTGCTCGGCAGGTAATACCGGGCCAAATCGTGGCACCGTGACCAACGATGCGCCGTGGCTGCTCACGGTAGGCGCAAGCACCACGGACCGGTCCTTCTTGTCCACCGTCAAGCTCGGCGACGGACAAGAGTTTTACGGCGAGTCATTGTCCCAGCCGCGTGACTTCGAGTCCAAAATGCTGCCTCTCGTGTATCCCGGCCACGCCACTGGTAACGAAAACTCTTCCTTCTGCCTCAGTGGCTCCTTGGATGGCGTCGACGTCCACGGCAAAATAGTGGTGTGCGACGACGGCGGCAATGGGAGAGCCGAAAAGGATGACGTCGTCAAGAGCGCCGGCGGCTCAGGAATGATCATCGTCAACAACCCTGACTTCGCCTACAGCACTCTCGTTGAACCCCATGTCCTCCGGACGTCGAACGTTCCCTACGCTGACGGACTCAAGATCAAGGCCTACATCAACACCACCTCTGCTCCTACCGCAACCATCATCTTCAAGGGCACCGTCATGCACACGCCCCACTCACCGGCGATGGCCTCGTTCTCCTCCAGAGGACCCAGCCAAATTACACCAGGGATCCTGAAGCCAGATATCACCGGACCCGGCGTGAACATCCTGGCAGCGTGGACCAGCGCGTTCGAGGTGTTCTCCGGCACCTCCATGTCCTGCCCTCACCTCTCCGGCATCGCCGCGTTGATCAAGAAAGCGCACCCCGATTGGTCGTCCGCCGCGATCAAATCAGCGATCATGACGACAGCGTACGCGACCGACAACAGCAGAGGGCCAATCCTCGACGAGAGACACCTCCCGGCCGACTTGTTCGCGGTAGGAGCCGGTCACGTGGACCCGCCGAAGGCCATGGACCCCGGACTCGTCTACGACCTCACGCCCCAAGACTACATTCCTTACCTCTGCGGCCTCTACGCCAACTACTATGTCCGAGCTATAGTTGGCGGACCAGTGAATTGCTCCTCCGTGAAGAGCATCAGCGAAGCAGAGCTGAACTATCCTTCCATATCGGTCAAGCTGCCGGCTAACCATTCGACGCCGGTCAGCTACACGCGGACAGTGACCAACGTCGGGGAGCCAAGGTCGACGTACCGGGCGATGGTTGATGTGCCGGAGGGAGCATCTGCGCGTGTAGATCCGACGACGCTGTCGTTCGAGAAGGTGGACGAGAAGAAGAGCTTCAGCATCACCTTCCGGAGATCGGGAGGTCGGCAGGGCTTAGGTGAGGGGCAATTGAGGTGGGTGTCGACGAAGCATGTGGTGAGGAGTCCAATCTCCATAATATTGGAGTAG
- the LOC135652295 gene encoding subtilisin-like protease 4, giving the protein MALPKPFLALLICLFASLSLSCLHVDGSDELKAFIVHVKRPENLSFSVAEQWTGWYSSLLSLASLEANDTDFARSRVIYSYRHVVTGFSALLTEREVEAMSKLDWFQHAYPSPVYHLMTTHSPKFLGLRQRIGNGVWNATNMGQGVIVGILDTGVTPGHPSFDDYGLPPPPAKWKGRCDLNASACNNKLIGARSFINYDAVRRRPTDTPIDDEGHGTHTASTAAGALVKHADVDGNARGVAAGVAPRAHIAIYKVCSEIGCAGYDILAAMDAAVADGVDVLSLSLGGGSIPFHSDPVALGGFEAINKGIFVSCSAGNSGPEPYTVTNVAPWLLTVGASTMDRSFLGTVKLGDGQEWEGASLNPPRNFDSKMLPLVYVAGDAAASHCLNDSLNGVDVRGKIVLCDRGDNSRLEKAQVVKSAGGAGIILVNTPEDAYSTIADPLVLPASNVPYVVGLKIKAYINSASAPAASLVFNGTVMHTPHSPSMASFSSRGPSQITPGILKPDITGPGVNILAAWTIQKFNMISGTSMSCPHLSGIASLIKKAHPDWSPAAIKSAIMTTAYVTDNSRGPILDERHLPADFFAIGAGHVNPPNAIDPGLVYDLTPQDYIPYLCGLYDSTYVQVIVRKRVDCSSVKSISEGDLNYPSISVTLPANSSTSIGYTRTVTNVGEPKSTYTVKLDVPKEVSAGVTPTTLSFNEVNQKQSFSISFRRNGGGSGAVQGQLLWVSGKHVVRSPISIKLE; this is encoded by the coding sequence CCTGAGCTTCTCCGTCGCCGAACAATGGACGGGTTGGTACTCCTCTCTCTTGAGCCTTGCGTCTCTTGAAGCGAACGACACCGACTTCGCACGGTCGCGCGTTATCTACTCCTACCGCCATGTCGTCACCGGCTTCTCTGCCTTGCTCACTGAGAGGGAGGTGGAGGCCATGTCGAAGTTGGACTGGTTCCAGCACGCCTACCCCAGCCCCGTTTACCACCTCATGACCACCCACTCGCCAAAGTTTCTGGGGCTGAGGCAGAGGATCGGCAACGGCGTTTGGAACGCGACCAATATGGGCCAAGGGGTCATCGTCGGCATCTTAGACACTGGCGTCACACCAGGGCATCCATCCTTCGATGACTATGGCTTGCCGCCGCCGCCGGCCAAGTGGAAGGGGAGATGCGACTTGAACGCGTCTGCGTGCAACAATAAGCTCATCGGTGCAAGGTCCTTCATCAACTACGACGCCGTCAGGCGTCGACCCACCGACACGCCGATCGACGACGAGGGGCATGGCACTCACACCGCGAGCACTGCCGCCGGGGCCTTGGTAAAGCATGCCGACGTAGACGGGAATGCCAGGGGCGTGGCGGCCGGGGTGGCGCCGCGCGCCCACATCGCCATTTACAAGGTGTGCTCTGAGATAGGATGCGCGGGTTACGACATCTTGGCTGCCATGGATGCCGCGGTGGCCGATGGGGTGGATGTGCTCTCCCTCTCGCTCGGCGGTGGATCTATTCCTTTCCACTCTGACCCGGTCGCGCTGGGCGGCTTCGAAGCCATCAACAAAGGAATCTTCGTCAGCTGCTCGGCCGGCAATTCGGGACCGGAGCCTTACACCGTGACCAATGTCGCGCCGTGGCTGCTCACGGTAGGCGCAAGCACCATGGACCGATCCTTCTTGGGCACTGTCAAGCTCGGCGACGGACAGGAATGGGAGGGCGCGTCACTGAACCCGCCGCGTAACTTCGACTCCAAAATGCTGCCTCTCGTGTACGTCGCCGGTGATGCGGCCGCCTCCCACTGCCTCAACGACTCCTTGAATGGTGTGGACGTCCGCGGAAAGATAGTGCTGTGCGACCGCGGCGACAATTCGAGGCTCGAGAAGGCTCAAGTCGTCAAAAGCGCCGGCGGCGCCGGCATAATCCTTGTCAACACTCCCGAGGACGCCTACAGCACCATCGCCGATCCACTAGTGCTTCCGGCTTCGAACGTCCCCTACGTTGTCGGACTCAAGATCAAGGCCTACATCAACTCCGCCTCTGCCCCCGCGGCGTCGTTGGTATTCAACGGCACCGTCATGCACACACCCCACTCGCCGTCGATGGCCTCGTTCTCTTCCCGCGGGCCCAGCCAAATCACGCCGGGGATCCTGAAGCCGGACATCACGGGGCCGGGCGTGAACATCCTCGCCGCGTGGACCATCCAGAAGTTCAACATGATCTCCGGCACCTCCATGTCCTGCCCTCACCTCTCCGGCATCGCCTCCCTGATCAAGAAAGCGCACCCCGATTGGTCGCCGGCCGCGATCAAATCCGCCATCATGACGACGGCGTACGTGACGGACAACAGCCGAGGGCCGATCCTCGACGAGAGACACCTCCCGGCCGACTTCTTCGCGATAGGAGCGGGACACGTGAACCCTCCGAATGCCATCGACCCCGGTCTCGTCTACGACCTCACACCCCAAGACTACATCCCTTATCTCTGCGGCCTCTACGACAGCACTTATGTTCAAGTGATAGTTCGTAAGCGCGTCGATTGCTCGTCTGTGAAGAGCATCAGCGAAGGAGATCTCAACTATCCTTCCATATCTGTCACTCTGCCGGCCAACAGTTCGACGTCGATCGGCTACACACGGACGGTGACCAACGTCGGGGAGCCCAAGTCGACGTACACGGTGAAGCTTGACGTGCCGAAGGAGGTATCGGCGGGCGTGACGCCAACAACGCTCTCGTTCAACGAGGTGAACCAGAAGCAAAGCTTCAGCATCAGCTTCAGGAGGAACGGAGGTGGGTCGGGCGCAGTGCAGGGGCAGCTGCTGTGGGTGTCAGGGAAGCACGTAGTCAGGAGCCCGATCTCCATCAAGCTGGAGTAA